Proteins encoded by one window of Vitis riparia cultivar Riparia Gloire de Montpellier isolate 1030 chromosome 11, EGFV_Vit.rip_1.0, whole genome shotgun sequence:
- the LOC117924518 gene encoding 2Fe-2S ferredoxin-like: MFASRLSRVGAWTVKELCKGKYKSAARMGHLYRPYSHYSQPLFKPQSETKIFQDTIFQRHNTFSTTAADNHSGEENEEEETISVSFVDKDGEEHHIRVPIGMSMLEAAHENDIELEGACEGSLACSTCHVIVMDMEYYNKLEDPTDEENDMLDLAFGLTETSRLGCQVIASPELDGMRLALPAATRNFAVDGFIPKPH; this comes from the exons ATGTTCGCTTCTAGACTTTCACGAGTTGGAGCTTGGACGGTCAAAGAGCTCTGTAAAG gaaAATATAAATCTGCTGCAAGAATGGGACATTTGTATAGACCATACAGTCATTATTCACAACCTCTG TTCAAACCACAATCGGAGACCAAGATTTTCCAAGATACCATTTTTCAGAGGCACAATACTTTTTCTACCACAGCTGCTGACAACCATTCTGGGGAGGAGAATGAAGAGGAAGAAAC GATATCCGTGTCATTTGTTGATAAGGATGGAGAGGAACATCACATTAGGGTCCCCATTGGAATGTCTATGTTAGAAGCTGCTCATGAAAATGATATAGAACTCGAAG GAGCATGTGAAGGTTCACTTGCCTGTTCCACATGTCATGTGATTGTGATG GACATGGAATACTACAATAAATTGGAAGACCCAACTGATGAGGAAAATGACATGTTGGATCTGGCTTTTGGGCTTACAGAAAC GTCGCGTCTGGGTTGTCAAGTGATTGCATCACCTGAACTTGATGGAATGCGCTTAGCTCTTCCTGCTGCCACTCGCAACTTTGCAGTTGACGGTTTTATTCCAAAACCACACTAA
- the LOC117924880 gene encoding protein SMALL AUXIN UP-REGULATED RNA 10-like: MEDNGSNKVTGIRQIVRLKEFLQKWQSVTLSPKGNNSVHPNQTPGGISPAINMRLRNSNVISDSDEDGCHSPEPPPDVPKGYLAVYVGSELRRFIIPTSYLTHPLFKVLLEKVEEEFGFDHSGGLTIPCEIETFKYLMKCMESHPEAQPDENNTSGGSLTLEE; this comes from the exons ATGGAGGACAATGGGAGTAACAAGGTGACCGGAATCAGGCAGATTGTTCGGTTGAAGGAATTCCTTCAGAAGTGGCAATCAGTCACTCTCAGCCCAAAAGGGAATAATAGTGTCCACCCCAATCAAACGCCCGGGGGCATTTCACCAGCAATTAATATGAGGTTGAGGAACTCAAATGTTATCTCAGATTCAGATGAGGATGGTTGCCACAGCCCTGAACCACCACCTGATGTCCCCAAAGGGTATTTGGCGGTTTATGTAGGGTCAGAGCTTCGGAGGTTCATCATTCCCACCAGCTATCTTACCCACCCGCTGTTCAAGGTGCTGTTGGAAAAGGTGGAAGAGGAGTTTGGATTTGATCACAGTGGTGGGCTCACAATCCCATGCGAGATTGAGACCTTCAAGTACCTGATGAAGTGCATGGAGAGCCATCCTGAGGCTCAACCTGATGAAAACAATACAT CTGGaggatcattaaccttggaagAGTAA